One segment of Echeneis naucrates chromosome 15, fEcheNa1.1, whole genome shotgun sequence DNA contains the following:
- the hs3st1l1 gene encoding heparan sulfate (glucosamine) 3-O-sulfotransferase 1-like1, which translates to MACFLTSAFLLVLQTYAAPPEFLQTGFGITLDPMDLDSGLAVNVSGDVPSSPPPGTSKRAPHSIIIGVRKGGTRALLEMLDIHPEVAAAATEVHFFDWDENYAKGFEWYRDLMPYSYPHQITVEKTPGYFTSALAPERICAMNSSIKLLLILRDPAERVISDYTQVYFNRLENHKPVQAIENLLVRNGALNVRYKAIQRSLYDIHMRNWLRHFPLEQIHIVDGDALIHDPLPELQKVERFLNLPPRIVSSNFYFNQTKGFYCIRSDGRERCLHESKGRPHPAVNSTVLQQLRSYLQEHNRTFFRLVKRTFDWQ; encoded by the coding sequence ATGGCTTGTTTTCTGACCTCAGCCTTTCTTCTGGTCCTCCAGACATACGCTGCCCCTCCTGAGTTCCTCCAGACAGGATTTGGGATAACACTGGACCCCATGGACCTCGATTCTGGACTAGCAGTTAATGTCTCTGGAGATGTGCCCTCCTCGCCACCACCGGGAACAAGTAAAAGAGCCCCACATAGTATCATTATCGGGGTACGCAAAGGGGGGACAAGGGCACTTTTGGAGATGCTGGACATACACCCCGAGGTCGCCGCCGCTGCCACTGAGGTGCACTTCTTTGACTGGGATGAGAACTATGCCAAGGGCTTCGAGTGGTACCGTGACCTGATGCCCTATTCGTATCCCCACCAGATCACGGTGGAGAAAACTCCGGGTTACTTCACGTCAGCCCTCGCGCCGGAACGCATTTGTGCCATGAACTCCTCcataaagctgctgctgatctTACGAGACCCGGCTGAGCGCGTCATCTCTGACTACACCCAGGTGTACTTCAACCGGCTGGAGAACCACAAGCCGGTTCAGGCCATCGAAAACCTGCTGGTGCGCAACGGCGCGCTAAACGTCCGGTACAAGGCCATCCAGAGGAGCCTCTACGACATCCACATGCGCAACTGGCTGCGTCACTTCCCCCTGGAGCAAATACACATCGTAGATGGGGACGCCCTGATCCACGACCCCCTGCCGGAGCTTCAGAAGGTGGAGCGCTTCCTGAACTTGCCCCCCAGGATAGTGTCCTCCAACTTCTACTTCAACCAGACCAAGGGCTTTTACTGCATCCGAAGTGACGGTCGAGAGCGATGTCTCCACGAGTCTAAAGGACGTCCTCACCCTGCCGTCAACAGCACCGTCCTCCAACAGCTCCGCTCCTACCTGCAGGAACACAACCGAACCTTCTTCAGGCTGGTGAAGCGCACCTTCGACTGGCAATAA
- the vox gene encoding ventral homeobox: MVKYFSVNWLAQSHHDAAPTRTCRPHIPCVVPPRPPAFGSSYLQPKPKPSKPAEPAETSPGSPSTSCASPISEFSGYSSGYESEAASCESPGLEEGRDGPQRRVRTKFTPDQISRLEKIFNKHKYLDASERTRTAQKLNLTETQVRTWFQNRRMKLKREVQDFFAPQVPSVMFQPLPPVQYQSPRYPAAPPGFYPLPVPLPVPQMVLQQPPRVIVHSPHYY, translated from the exons ATGGTGAAGTACTTCTCAGTGAACTGGCTGGCCCAGAGCCACCACGACGCAGCGCCGACCCGGACCTGCAGACCGCACATCCCCTGCGTGGTGCCGCCGCGGCCCCCCGCCTTCGGCAGCAGCTACCTGCAGCCGAAGCCCAAACCGTCAAAGCCCGCAGAACCGGCAGAGACCAGTCCGGGATCCCCGTCCACAAGCTGCGCCTCTCCAA TTTCCGAGTTCAGCGGATATTCCTCCGGGTATGAGAGCGAGGCCGCCTCCTGTGAGAGTCCGGGcctggaggagggaagagacGGACCGCAGCGCCGAGTCCGGACCAAGTTCACCCCGGACCAGATCAGCAGGCTGGAGAAGATCTTCAACAAGCACAAATACCTGGACGCCTCCGAGAGGACCAGGACGGCGCAGAAGCTGAACCTCACCGAGACTCAG gtccGGACGTGGTTTCAGAACAGGAGGATGAAGCTGAAGCGGGAGGTGCAGGACTTCTTCGCTCCCCAGGTGCCCTCCGTGATGTTCCAGCCTCTGCCCCCGGTTCAGTACCAGAGTCCCCGCTACCCCGCAGCCCCTCCAGGCTTTTACCCGCTCCCGGTCCCGCTCCCGGTCCCGCAGATGGTTCTGCAGCAGCCCCCCCGAGTCATCGTCCACAGTCCTCATTACTACTGA